Proteins encoded by one window of Desulfovibrio ferrophilus:
- the cbiM gene encoding cobalt transporter CbiM: MHISEGVLTAPVLGGGAVLAVAGTWLGLRKLDYDRLMTVAILSAAFFVASLIHVPVGVASAHLIMNGLLGAVLGWAAFPAILVGLALQALLFQFGGITVLGVNTFNMAAPAVLCGMLFRGLMERGGRARTIGGFLCGALSVTLSAALTAGSLALAGDGFLAAAGALFAAHVPVMVAEGVVVAFAVSFLGRVRPELLAFRTSA, translated from the coding sequence ATGCATATTTCAGAAGGTGTACTTACGGCCCCGGTTCTCGGGGGCGGTGCGGTGCTGGCCGTTGCCGGGACCTGGCTGGGACTCAGGAAGCTCGACTATGATCGTTTGATGACCGTAGCTATCCTTTCGGCTGCGTTTTTTGTGGCCTCGCTGATTCATGTGCCTGTGGGCGTGGCCAGTGCGCATCTGATCATGAACGGTCTGCTCGGGGCCGTGTTGGGCTGGGCGGCGTTTCCCGCCATTCTCGTGGGATTGGCCTTGCAGGCCCTGTTGTTTCAATTCGGTGGAATCACCGTGTTGGGGGTCAATACTTTCAATATGGCTGCTCCAGCCGTGTTATGCGGGATGCTGTTCAGAGGTCTGATGGAACGAGGCGGGCGCGCCCGGACCATTGGTGGCTTTCTGTGCGGCGCCTTGTCCGTTACGCTGTCCGCCGCACTGACCGCCGGTTCCTTGGCTTTGGCCGGAGATGGTTTCCTTGCTGCGGCCGGGGCATTGTTCGCTGCGCATGTGCCGGTGATGGTCGCCGAGGGTGTTGTGGTGGCCTTTGCCGTCTCCTTCCTTGGGCGGGTGCGTCCAGAACTCCTGGCCTTCAGGACAAGTGCTTAG
- the ilvN gene encoding acetolactate synthase small subunit: MPASKTTSPKTVLELHVNNHPGVMSHVCGLFSRRAYNVEGIACLPEGGGETSRIWLLVEDSNRLNQMVTQVTKLQDVHRVNRHPGNHQVFGQLRDIMTS; the protein is encoded by the coding sequence ATGCCTGCATCTAAAACTACATCCCCCAAAACCGTGCTGGAACTGCATGTGAACAACCATCCCGGGGTCATGAGCCATGTCTGCGGGCTGTTCTCCCGCCGGGCCTACAATGTCGAAGGTATTGCCTGCCTGCCGGAAGGCGGCGGGGAGACCAGCCGCATCTGGCTGCTGGTGGAAGACAGCAATCGACTGAACCAGATGGTGACCCAGGTCACCAAGCTTCAGGACGTGCACCGGGTAAATCGACATCCCGGCAACCATCAGGTCTTTGGACAGCTACGGGACATCATGACCAGTTGA
- a CDS encoding acyltransferase family protein, which translates to MKNTDDIPRQRLSMPDIARFYGIVLVYYGHIIERIMYLKDPTAALHYKFIYSFHMPFFFLLAGFVVAPAKSTLPVGRFLRQMAASRLAPYVFFSLLLALMSLIFPGHYVVVDLSSAKGYAKGLIATAMGFPVFNIPLWFMACLVVVEIMHRAWARLVAGTAGLFAVVVVCLLGGLWLNQRIPFLMEGKNFWIVNEAPVMAAFYLVGVFLRRREFLLGNVPRPVLVFGVLACIAAVMLTFDLNQGPFRLFQAVVVVLGAHGNWLLFTVTALAGSLALLYLARLTFPARWLLFMGRNVLILFCLNGVFYHYINGPFADWFMRTFEGGAWLVFGAGVVFTALSLVASVPFVLLFNRFIPQLVGKPRQSGPLLPALIRE; encoded by the coding sequence ATGAAGAATACAGATGATATCCCCCGGCAAAGGCTTTCGATGCCAGACATTGCCCGATTCTATGGAATCGTCCTTGTCTATTATGGCCATATTATCGAACGCATCATGTATCTCAAGGATCCTACTGCAGCGCTGCATTACAAATTCATTTATTCATTCCATATGCCGTTTTTCTTCCTGCTTGCCGGTTTCGTGGTTGCGCCGGCCAAGTCCACCTTGCCGGTAGGCCGTTTCCTGCGCCAGATGGCAGCGTCACGCCTCGCTCCATATGTATTTTTCAGCCTTCTTCTGGCCCTCATGAGTCTTATTTTTCCTGGCCATTATGTGGTCGTGGATCTCTCCTCTGCCAAGGGCTATGCCAAAGGCCTTATTGCCACGGCCATGGGCTTTCCTGTGTTCAATATCCCGCTGTGGTTCATGGCCTGTCTGGTGGTTGTAGAGATTATGCATCGTGCCTGGGCGCGGCTTGTGGCTGGGACTGCTGGGCTATTCGCAGTGGTTGTGGTCTGCCTGCTGGGTGGGCTCTGGCTGAATCAGAGGATCCCGTTTCTTATGGAAGGCAAGAATTTCTGGATTGTGAACGAGGCTCCGGTCATGGCCGCCTTCTATCTTGTGGGAGTGTTTCTGCGGCGGCGGGAATTCCTGCTGGGAAATGTTCCGCGTCCTGTGCTGGTCTTTGGCGTGCTGGCCTGCATCGCTGCGGTGATGTTGACTTTCGATTTGAACCAAGGACCGTTCAGGCTTTTTCAGGCAGTGGTCGTTGTTCTTGGTGCCCATGGCAACTGGCTGCTCTTTACGGTGACCGCTCTGGCCGGTTCGTTGGCGCTGCTGTATCTGGCGCGTCTCACTTTTCCAGCCCGCTGGTTGCTGTTCATGGGGCGCAACGTGCTCATTTTATTCTGTCTGAATGGCGTTTTCTACCATTATATTAATGGTCCCTTTGCCGATTGGTTCATGCGCACATTCGAGGGTGGAGCTTGGCTCGTATTCGGTGCCGGTGTTGTTTTTACAGCGCTGAGCCTTGTGGCGAGCGTGCCGTTCGTCCTGCTTTTTAACCGCTTCATTCCCCAACTGGTGGGCAAGCCCCGCCAGTCCGGCCCTCTTTTGCCAGCGCTCATTCGAGAGTGA
- a CDS encoding sensor histidine kinase, which produces MTDILLEILRSILMFLICITLATANKQRAEITRPNWKLLMAGMWLVFLGTLFDITDNYPQLNRWVLIGDTPAQAFMEKVVCYLGGLSLIAWGAIKWLPLLTELEQNEANLAQLEKRYRTVTTMTSDFAFTATVHPNDLLKLSWLEGPFEDIVGYSLDEIPTSEQWHLFLHPEDLPRVKDHARHVIRGNPVEFECRIITKTGQLRHLHYVAKPVRCSSTNDVIEVVGAASDITLRKLAEENMTKALDEKHILLQELHHRVKNNLQVVNSLVDIAARNVTGNQTREAFRDIQAKLRSMSLVHSQLYTSRDMGNVRFDDYAKSLCNELQSMFNAHEIQFTYLLDEIKLPIGTAIPLGLVLNEAVTNALKHAPSGDISGAITIQLEQTQGNGLTLRVTDNGPGFPSEIDPAYNNEIGLKLMNNLVTYQLHGHLQLSNGQGACVEARVPLSL; this is translated from the coding sequence ATGACCGACATTCTCCTCGAAATCCTTCGTTCCATATTGATGTTTCTGATCTGCATCACACTGGCAACGGCCAATAAACAGCGTGCGGAAATAACCAGACCCAATTGGAAACTGCTCATGGCTGGCATGTGGCTGGTCTTTCTGGGCACCTTATTCGATATCACGGACAATTATCCCCAGCTTAATCGATGGGTTCTAATCGGTGATACCCCGGCTCAGGCTTTCATGGAAAAAGTAGTCTGCTATCTTGGCGGACTTAGTCTCATTGCCTGGGGAGCCATCAAATGGTTGCCTCTGCTCACGGAACTCGAGCAAAATGAAGCCAATCTCGCCCAACTGGAAAAACGTTATCGCACGGTCACGACCATGACTTCGGACTTTGCCTTCACCGCCACAGTTCACCCAAACGACCTGCTCAAGCTAAGTTGGCTTGAAGGACCTTTCGAAGATATCGTGGGCTATAGCCTGGATGAAATTCCGACATCCGAGCAATGGCACCTGTTCCTGCACCCCGAGGATCTTCCCAGGGTCAAAGATCATGCCCGACATGTAATCAGAGGAAATCCCGTCGAATTCGAATGCCGAATCATCACCAAAACCGGCCAACTCCGCCATCTTCATTATGTTGCCAAGCCGGTCCGTTGTTCTTCCACCAATGATGTCATCGAGGTCGTTGGAGCAGCCTCGGACATCACCCTGCGCAAACTGGCAGAAGAAAACATGACCAAGGCTCTGGATGAAAAACATATCCTGCTCCAAGAACTGCATCACCGGGTGAAAAACAACCTTCAGGTGGTCAACAGTCTTGTGGACATTGCAGCGCGCAACGTCACCGGTAATCAAACTCGCGAAGCCTTTCGGGATATTCAAGCCAAGCTACGCAGCATGTCTCTGGTTCATTCTCAACTCTATACGAGTCGGGACATGGGCAACGTACGCTTTGACGACTACGCCAAGTCATTGTGCAACGAACTGCAAAGCATGTTCAACGCCCACGAAATCCAATTCACTTACCTCCTGGATGAAATCAAACTGCCCATTGGCACGGCCATCCCGCTGGGACTTGTTCTGAACGAAGCTGTCACCAATGCCCTGAAGCACGCCCCCTCAGGGGACATCTCCGGAGCAATCACAATCCAACTCGAACAAACTCAGGGGAATGGCCTTACCCTGCGAGTCACTGACAACGGCCCTGGATTCCCATCGGAGATCGACCCAGCCTACAATAACGAGATCGGTCTGAAGCTCATGAACAATCTGGTGACCTATCAACTCCATGGGCATCTCCAACTTTCCAATGGTCAGGGCGCTTGTGTGGAAGCCAGAGTTCCACTCTCCTTATAA
- a CDS encoding cytochrome c3 family protein, producing MKRLLILLSLIFLGVMFVMPLSAADAPKDPITMMMPEGSKTTKPPVIFPHANHAALDCTACHHTWDGEAEIKTCKSAGCHDDVTVKKGDKSYYLTYHKPGKQSCLGCHKALKKEKAEKYGPTKCKGCHIKE from the coding sequence ATGAAACGGTTGCTTATACTCCTGTCCCTCATATTTCTTGGCGTGATGTTCGTCATGCCGCTTTCGGCTGCTGACGCACCCAAGGATCCAATCACGATGATGATGCCCGAAGGAAGCAAGACAACCAAGCCGCCTGTCATCTTCCCACACGCCAACCATGCCGCGCTGGACTGTACAGCCTGCCACCACACCTGGGACGGCGAGGCTGAAATCAAGACATGCAAGAGCGCAGGTTGCCACGATGATGTCACGGTCAAGAAGGGCGACAAGTCCTATTATCTGACCTACCACAAGCCGGGCAAGCAGAGCTGTTTGGGCTGTCATAAGGCCCTGAAAAAGGAAAAGGCTGAAAAATATGGCCCCACAAAGTGCAAGGGCTGCCACATCAAGGAATAA
- a CDS encoding sialidase family protein yields the protein MHSLTSDAARHTIIDRREGHYLSFPDLWRTPDGELLCAYREADEHVPNRRRLLLSRSMDGGASWTPPQQLHPTQGHCPRFSQPRAKELILIDDAARLLYRSHDQGRTWTEGKHAGMPYGIPDRVMALPDGSWLSTAHRHEGEHNPIAGQKPATQGVFRSQDHGANWEKIATLGGDPNLVLCEASMTRLPDGRILALLRENSQVFEPMYFTFSSDDGRTWSAPEASMLIGHRPTLGLTRDKRLLVTYRNRGPAGGTVAWLGDIADLEGFAVHSSVQHGPEPELTTEGLLLKTSDHSRPIYALYPLTNPIQARATLEARVKATGAGGLMRLGIAWQITETAMSPLLPPEEHEGAEDVPRDLSIPLPHDQFNTIRLEYNRGCLEVLVNDEQRATLNLPAAHVRRRMILVGANPSGEGTSKWQQIRQMNIEPDTQKTYVWDWESALGQPDARVREQVLELAADPRAAWCDYGYSGWAETENNSFVCAYHHGGGDTPGYEPGKTSFVRATRFGGSDFER from the coding sequence ATGCACTCACTCACTTCCGATGCCGCACGCCACACCATTATCGACCGCCGCGAAGGCCACTATCTGAGTTTCCCCGATCTTTGGCGCACGCCCGACGGCGAACTGCTGTGTGCATACCGCGAGGCTGACGAGCATGTCCCCAACAGGCGGCGACTCCTGCTCTCGCGCAGCATGGACGGTGGAGCAAGCTGGACTCCACCACAGCAACTGCATCCGACTCAGGGCCATTGTCCCCGGTTCAGCCAGCCAAGAGCCAAGGAACTGATCCTCATCGACGATGCCGCCCGCCTGCTCTACCGCAGTCATGATCAGGGCCGGACCTGGACGGAGGGCAAACATGCCGGGATGCCCTATGGCATCCCGGACCGAGTCATGGCCCTTCCCGATGGTTCCTGGCTCAGCACAGCCCATCGTCACGAGGGAGAGCACAATCCCATCGCCGGGCAGAAACCGGCAACACAAGGGGTCTTCCGCTCACAGGACCACGGAGCGAACTGGGAAAAAATTGCGACCCTCGGTGGTGACCCCAACCTCGTCTTATGCGAAGCGTCCATGACCCGGCTCCCGGATGGGCGCATCCTGGCGCTATTACGGGAAAACAGTCAGGTCTTCGAGCCGATGTATTTCACCTTCTCCAGCGACGACGGCAGGACATGGAGTGCTCCTGAAGCGAGTATGCTGATCGGGCATCGCCCCACCTTGGGACTGACCCGGGACAAGCGACTCCTCGTGACATATCGTAATCGGGGACCTGCCGGAGGAACGGTCGCGTGGTTGGGAGATATAGCTGATCTGGAAGGTTTTGCTGTCCACTCATCGGTGCAGCATGGCCCTGAGCCAGAATTGACCACCGAAGGGCTGTTGCTCAAAACATCCGACCACTCTCGCCCCATCTACGCGCTGTACCCACTGACCAACCCTATCCAGGCCCGGGCCACCCTTGAAGCCAGGGTCAAAGCAACAGGCGCTGGAGGGCTGATGCGCCTGGGGATCGCCTGGCAGATTACTGAAACGGCCATGTCCCCCTTGCTACCACCAGAGGAGCACGAAGGCGCAGAAGATGTTCCCCGGGATTTATCCATCCCGCTTCCCCACGACCAATTCAATACGATCCGTCTGGAATACAACCGGGGATGCCTGGAGGTATTGGTCAACGATGAACAACGCGCCACGCTGAATTTACCGGCAGCACACGTCCGCCGACGGATGATACTGGTAGGGGCCAACCCCTCGGGGGAAGGAACCAGCAAGTGGCAACAAATCCGGCAAATGAATATTGAGCCTGACACTCAAAAAACGTATGTATGGGATTGGGAATCAGCCTTGGGCCAGCCCGACGCCCGAGTCAGAGAGCAGGTGCTGGAACTGGCCGCGGACCCACGAGCGGCCTGGTGTGATTATGGCTATTCGGGCTGGGCGGAAACAGAAAACAACTCCTTTGTCTGTGCCTACCACCACGGAGGTGGTGACACACCGGGGTACGAACCGGGCAAAACTTCCTTTGTTCGTGCCACCCGCTTTGGCGGCTCTGATTTTGAACGATAA
- a CDS encoding ATP-dependent 6-phosphofructokinase, which translates to MPGKKKTSSKRAPSKKKTALAPDTSIATLGKAKIPSPMPYCRFVDHDAKVDIHVREELDPNQDESLRLYFEKAGPREHTYFDPSKTKCAIVTCGGLCPGINDVIRAIVMEAHHNYNVAATLGIRFGLEGFMPEFGHNIWEMTPHDVSNIHLFGGTILGSSRGHQPPEGIVDALERMNISVVFCIGGDGTMKAAQKVQLECEARNLKISVIGIPKTIDNDINFVFQSFGFDSAVDAATQAVQCAHTEATGAYNGVGMVKLMGRESGFIAAQTTLAQREVNFVLVPEAPLELYGPKGIIPALARRIQQRHHAVIVVAEGAGQDLCKANGQTDASGNVMLGDICSILREEIKKYFKEQGIPFTLKFIDPSYIIRSIPANANDRVYCGFLGQHAVHAAMAGKTGMVVSKMRGHYIHLPLSLVTAKRRKLEINSDYWRAVMETTGQLAYRERDGERIDICD; encoded by the coding sequence ATGCCCGGCAAGAAGAAAACATCAAGCAAAAGAGCCCCCTCGAAAAAAAAGACGGCGCTGGCTCCAGACACAAGCATCGCGACCCTAGGCAAGGCCAAAATTCCCTCGCCCATGCCCTACTGCCGATTCGTGGACCACGACGCCAAGGTAGACATCCATGTGCGTGAGGAACTCGACCCGAATCAGGACGAATCCCTGAGGCTGTACTTCGAAAAAGCCGGCCCTCGCGAACACACGTACTTCGATCCCTCCAAGACAAAATGTGCCATCGTGACCTGTGGGGGCCTGTGCCCCGGCATCAACGACGTCATCAGGGCCATCGTCATGGAAGCGCATCACAACTACAATGTGGCCGCAACTCTGGGTATTCGCTTCGGATTGGAAGGTTTCATGCCTGAGTTCGGGCATAATATCTGGGAAATGACACCCCACGATGTTTCCAATATTCATCTTTTTGGTGGCACCATCCTGGGATCATCACGTGGGCATCAGCCTCCCGAAGGGATCGTGGATGCACTGGAACGTATGAACATCTCCGTAGTCTTCTGCATTGGCGGGGATGGCACCATGAAAGCTGCCCAAAAAGTGCAACTGGAATGCGAAGCGCGCAACCTCAAGATTTCCGTCATTGGTATCCCCAAGACCATCGATAACGACATCAATTTCGTTTTCCAGTCCTTTGGCTTCGATTCTGCTGTGGACGCCGCCACCCAGGCCGTACAATGCGCCCACACCGAAGCCACCGGTGCATACAATGGTGTGGGCATGGTCAAGCTCATGGGGCGCGAATCCGGATTCATCGCCGCCCAAACCACCCTGGCCCAGCGCGAGGTCAACTTCGTTCTTGTACCCGAAGCCCCCCTGGAACTCTACGGCCCAAAGGGAATCATCCCTGCACTGGCCAGACGAATCCAGCAGCGTCACCACGCCGTGATCGTCGTTGCCGAAGGTGCGGGCCAGGACCTCTGCAAGGCCAATGGGCAGACCGATGCCTCGGGCAACGTCATGCTCGGCGACATCTGCTCCATCCTCAGAGAGGAAATCAAGAAATACTTCAAGGAACAGGGCATTCCCTTCACCCTGAAGTTCATCGATCCCAGCTATATCATCCGCTCGATCCCTGCCAACGCCAACGATCGGGTCTATTGCGGATTCCTGGGGCAGCACGCGGTACACGCAGCCATGGCCGGTAAGACGGGCATGGTTGTCAGTAAAATGCGCGGGCACTACATTCATCTACCGCTGTCTCTGGTCACGGCCAAACGCCGCAAGCTGGAGATCAATTCCGACTACTGGCGCGCGGTCATGGAGACCACCGGCCAGTTGGCCTATCGCGAACGGGATGGGGAACGCATCGACATCTGCGACTGA